The Crocosphaera sp. UHCC 0190 genome has a window encoding:
- a CDS encoding ATP-binding protein, with protein MEALEEVLLWFESIAKPYLPTKSLWECKLALAEGFTNTVNYAHQDLSPLIPIILEIYFYLDWIEMQIWNVGPPFDLQEKLAELQKKQGNPLDKESDRGLFFMQELTDELDYIRIENQRNCLVMRKLINIQ; from the coding sequence ATGGAAGCATTGGAGGAAGTTTTACTGTGGTTTGAGAGCATTGCTAAACCTTATTTACCGACAAAGTCTTTATGGGAATGTAAACTCGCCTTAGCGGAAGGCTTTACTAATACTGTCAATTATGCCCATCAAGATTTATCCCCTCTTATCCCCATTATTTTAGAGATTTACTTCTATTTAGATTGGATAGAAATGCAAATTTGGAATGTGGGGCCACCTTTTGATTTACAGGAAAAATTAGCAGAATTACAGAAAAAACAAGGAAACCCCTTGGATAAAGAAAGCGATCGCGGTCTCTTTTTTATGCAAGAATTAACCGATGAGTTGGACTACATTAGGATTGAAAATCAACGGAATTGTTTAGTCATGCGTAAGTTAATTAATATCCAATAA
- the smpB gene encoding SsrA-binding protein SmpB encodes MGNQDQAVKIVSDNRKARFLYEILETYEAGIELVGTEVKSIRAGKVNLADGYALIRNGEAWLLNVHISPYQASSQYFNHDPRRSRKLLLHRKQINQLIGQIEQKGLTLVPLKMYLKGSLVKVSLGLARGKKLHDKRETLKRRQDDRDISRAMKRY; translated from the coding sequence ATGGGAAATCAAGATCAAGCCGTCAAAATTGTTAGTGATAATCGCAAAGCCCGCTTTCTCTACGAGATTTTAGAGACTTATGAAGCGGGTATTGAACTCGTAGGGACAGAAGTTAAGTCAATTCGTGCCGGAAAAGTTAACCTAGCCGATGGCTATGCTTTAATCCGCAATGGGGAAGCCTGGTTACTTAATGTTCATATTTCCCCCTATCAAGCCAGCAGTCAATATTTTAATCATGATCCGCGCCGCAGTCGGAAGTTATTGCTACATCGCAAGCAAATTAATCAACTTATTGGACAAATCGAGCAAAAAGGCTTAACGTTGGTTCCCCTGAAAATGTATCTCAAGGGAAGTCTGGTAAAAGTTAGCCTTGGACTGGCCAGAGGCAAAAAACTTCATGATAAACGGGAAACCCTGAAACGTCGCCAGGATGATCGAGATATCTCACGAGCGATGAAGCGTTACTGA
- a CDS encoding DUF1257 domain-containing protein, which translates to MSHFSTLRTKITDAEILKASLRDLGIFVKTDADVRGYNGQRVRSDIVAVLDGEYDLGWSRNSDGSFDLIADLWGVAKKHNQTELINSINQKYAVNKTLAEVKLRNLEKANINLVLHN; encoded by the coding sequence ATGTCACACTTTAGCACTCTGCGCACCAAAATTACAGATGCTGAAATTTTAAAAGCTTCTTTACGGGATCTTGGTATTTTCGTGAAGACCGATGCTGATGTAAGAGGTTATAACGGTCAGCGCGTTCGTTCTGATATCGTAGCTGTTCTTGATGGCGAATATGATCTCGGTTGGTCTCGCAATAGTGATGGTAGTTTTGACCTGATTGCTGACCTTTGGGGTGTTGCTAAGAAGCACAACCAAACTGAATTAATCAATTCCATCAACCAAAAGTATGCAGTTAACAAGACCTTAGCGGAAGTTAAGCTGCGTAATCTTGAGAAAGCTAATATCAATTTAGTTCTTCACAACTAA
- a CDS encoding carbohydrate kinase, whose protein sequence is MISDPQILCLGEILFDCLADQLGKELVDVTSWTAYAGGAPANVACALTKLGTQAAFIGCLGQDKPGNELVSLLEKTEINITGIQRHSTAPTRKVYVTRSLKGERNFAGFGQIETHKFADTQLLAKNLPESIFINAKYLVIGTLLLAYPNSKQALEKALELAKKHRVSIFVDINWRPMFWEDLEAAQPLIMSLLHQSDFLKCSQEEAQWLLNTETPQKIAQYFPNLQGILVTAGEKGCNYYLGKNQGQIDTFPVKVIDTTGAGDSFVAGFLHQSCLKGDLLLSDPKIAREAIIYASAVGALTTTQPGAIAAQPTGEEVSLFLTQNQQG, encoded by the coding sequence ATGATTTCTGACCCTCAAATACTTTGTTTAGGTGAAATTCTCTTTGACTGTCTTGCGGATCAATTAGGCAAAGAATTAGTTGATGTTACCTCATGGACAGCTTATGCCGGGGGTGCGCCAGCCAATGTAGCTTGTGCTTTAACTAAATTAGGAACCCAGGCTGCATTTATCGGATGTCTTGGACAAGATAAACCAGGAAACGAGTTAGTTTCTCTCTTGGAAAAAACCGAGATCAACATAACAGGAATTCAAAGGCATTCTACCGCCCCAACTAGAAAGGTTTATGTGACTCGTTCCCTAAAGGGAGAGAGAAATTTTGCGGGTTTTGGTCAGATTGAAACCCATAAGTTTGCTGATACCCAACTCTTAGCCAAAAACTTACCAGAATCTATTTTTATCAATGCCAAATATTTAGTCATTGGTACCCTCTTACTCGCCTATCCCAACAGTAAACAAGCTCTTGAAAAAGCTCTAGAACTGGCGAAAAAGCATCGGGTTAGCATTTTTGTCGATATTAACTGGCGACCAATGTTCTGGGAGGATTTAGAAGCGGCCCAACCCTTAATCATGTCCCTATTACACCAATCGGATTTTCTCAAATGTTCTCAGGAAGAGGCACAATGGTTATTGAACACAGAAACTCCCCAAAAGATTGCCCAATATTTTCCTAATCTTCAAGGCATATTAGTAACGGCAGGAGAAAAAGGTTGTAATTATTACTTAGGCAAAAATCAAGGACAAATAGACACATTTCCTGTAAAGGTTATCGATACCACTGGGGCCGGAGATAGTTTTGTCGCGGGGTTTCTTCATCAAAGCTGTTTAAAGGGTGATCTGCTTTTAAGTGACCCCAAAATAGCGAGAGAAGCGATCATCTATGCCAGTGCTGTTGGGGCATTAACGACGACGCAACCAGGGGCGATCGCGGCTCAACCGACTGGGGAAGAAGTTAGCCTCTTTTTAACCCAGAATCAGCAAGGATAA
- a CDS encoding AAA family ATPase encodes MKEELNILIQAQYPLIYLVTSEEERAEQAIARIAQQYSKQRRIFSWTVTHGMVEYGQPGNTTQHNTVHAEPAIGWVMREKEAGIFIFKDLHPFIADANVTRSLRDAIISLRGTEKTIILISPLQQIPIELEKDIVVLDFPFPDLSELNQVLSRQLDQTKSRRITTEAREKLLKATLGLTKDEAEKVYRKAYVKAGRLTEEEVDIVLSEKKQQIRRNGVLDYIEEDETLNSVGGLEELKKWLKQRSDAFTERAREYGLPQPKGMLILGVPGCGKSLIAKTTARLWGLPLLRLDLGRVYDSAVGRSEANLRNALKTAESISPVILFIDELDKAFAGSAGSADSDGGTSSRIFGSFLTWMQEKTSPVFVMATANRVERLPGEFLRKGRFDEIFFVDLPDLEERQAIFNIHLSKRRSDIARFDIEQLAKVSDGFSGAEIEQGIIAAMYEAFAQDREFTQLDIIAAIKSTLPLSRTMTEQVTALRDWARQRARPASASVAEYQRLEF; translated from the coding sequence ATGAAAGAAGAGTTAAACATACTCATACAGGCTCAGTATCCTTTAATATACCTAGTTACATCGGAAGAAGAAAGAGCGGAACAGGCGATCGCCAGAATCGCACAACAATATAGTAAGCAGCGGCGTATTTTTTCTTGGACTGTTACTCATGGGATGGTGGAGTATGGTCAACCTGGCAATACGACCCAACATAACACCGTTCATGCAGAACCCGCCATTGGCTGGGTGATGCGAGAAAAGGAAGCGGGAATTTTTATCTTTAAGGACTTGCATCCTTTTATTGCGGATGCCAACGTCACAAGGTCTTTAAGGGATGCCATTATCAGCTTAAGAGGGACAGAAAAAACGATTATCTTAATTTCTCCCCTGCAACAGATTCCCATTGAACTCGAAAAAGATATCGTTGTTTTAGACTTTCCTTTTCCCGACTTAAGCGAACTCAATCAAGTATTATCTCGTCAACTGGATCAAACCAAGAGTCGTCGGATCACCACAGAAGCCCGTGAAAAACTCCTCAAAGCGACCCTGGGACTCACCAAAGACGAAGCGGAAAAAGTTTATCGTAAAGCTTACGTTAAAGCAGGTCGTTTAACGGAAGAGGAAGTCGATATAGTTCTATCGGAGAAAAAGCAGCAAATTCGGCGCAACGGCGTTTTAGACTACATTGAAGAAGACGAAACCCTAAACTCGGTTGGGGGTCTAGAAGAACTCAAGAAATGGTTAAAACAGCGTTCCGATGCCTTCACCGAAAGAGCGAGAGAATACGGTTTACCCCAACCCAAAGGGATGTTAATTTTGGGGGTTCCTGGTTGTGGAAAATCCCTGATTGCCAAAACCACCGCCCGTTTATGGGGACTACCCTTACTACGCCTGGACTTAGGTAGAGTTTATGATTCAGCCGTCGGTCGTTCCGAGGCAAACTTAAGAAACGCCCTGAAGACCGCCGAATCAATTTCACCAGTTATCCTCTTCATTGATGAACTAGACAAAGCCTTTGCCGGGAGTGCGGGTTCTGCGGACTCTGATGGCGGGACTTCTAGCCGGATTTTTGGCTCTTTCCTAACCTGGATGCAGGAAAAAACCTCCCCTGTGTTTGTTATGGCTACGGCCAACCGTGTGGAGCGTTTACCAGGAGAGTTTTTACGCAAAGGGCGATTTGATGAAATCTTTTTTGTAGATTTGCCCGACTTGGAAGAGCGTCAAGCAATTTTTAATATTCACCTTAGCAAGCGTCGCTCAGACATTGCTCGCTTCGATATTGAGCAGTTAGCTAAGGTTTCTGATGGATTTTCCGGTGCTGAGATCGAGCAAGGAATCATCGCTGCGATGTATGAGGCCTTTGCTCAGGATAGGGAGTTTACGCAGCTAGACATTATTGCTGCCATTAAATCCACCTTACCCCTGTCTCGCACCATGACTGAACAGGTAACAGCCCTTCGGGACTGGGCGCGGCAAAGAGCGCGACCTGCCTCAGCCTCCGTCGCTGAATACCAGCGATTGGAGTTCTAA
- a CDS encoding secondary thiamine-phosphate synthase enzyme YjbQ, with protein MAYYQQAMVIQTRGKDFHLITREVEGIVAKSGIEMGLCTIFVRHTSASLIIQENADPDVLRDLSSFLAKLVPEDSRLYIHTTEGPDDMPAHIRSALTKTSEQIPIARGRLLLGTWQGIYLWEHRQRSHQREVIIHINGE; from the coding sequence ATGGCGTATTATCAACAAGCAATGGTAATTCAGACGAGAGGCAAAGATTTTCACCTTATTACCCGTGAAGTCGAGGGAATTGTGGCTAAATCTGGAATTGAAATGGGATTATGCACGATTTTTGTCCGTCATACCTCAGCGTCATTAATCATTCAAGAGAATGCTGATCCGGATGTTTTAAGGGACTTATCGAGTTTTTTGGCGAAGTTAGTGCCGGAAGATTCCCGACTTTATATACATACAACAGAAGGGCCAGATGATATGCCGGCCCATATTCGTTCAGCCTTGACAAAAACCTCAGAACAGATCCCCATTGCTCGCGGTAGATTATTATTAGGAACATGGCAAGGAATTTATCTCTGGGAACATCGTCAGAGGAGTCATCAAAGGGAAGTAATTATACATATTAATGGAGAATAA
- a CDS encoding ferredoxin-thioredoxin reductase variable chain: MKVGDRVRIKESVIVYHHPEHKKEPFDLKGMEGEIMDIVTNWQGRPVSANLPILVKFEKRFRAHFRDHEVEVMETMETVE, translated from the coding sequence ATGAAAGTTGGCGATCGCGTCCGTATTAAAGAATCGGTGATTGTTTACCATCATCCTGAACATAAAAAAGAGCCATTTGACCTCAAGGGAATGGAAGGAGAAATCATGGATATTGTGACCAACTGGCAAGGTAGACCAGTCAGTGCCAATTTACCTATCTTAGTGAAATTTGAAAAACGATTTCGGGCCCATTTTCGAGATCATGAAGTAGAAGTCATGGAAACAATGGAAACAGTTGAATAG
- a CDS encoding anti-sigma factor antagonist (This anti-anti-sigma factor, or anti-sigma factor antagonist, belongs to a family that includes characterized members SpoIIAA, RsbV, RsfA, and RsfB.) — translation MTTQTPDTDFPIVFINNHPVMGMPKRLTVLEAVHFKGVCQKFLASHSLPSQLILDFSQTEFMDSSGVGALVHNFKAAQNKKVQLILYNTHPPVMAVLSMTGLDEILPVTSTLDAKHQTMNAIGKGQPPDTHPSVSSWIKRLIDIIGSLVGLAITGLLFVPIAIVIKLDSPGPIFFQQTRCGWLGKRFKMTKFRSMCADAEALKRKIPNQATGAIFKNTNDPRITGVGRFLRRTSLDELPQFWNVLTGDMSLVGTRPPTPDEVESYEVPQWQRLNVKPGMTGEWQVYGRSRIKNFEEVIQLDLRYQENWSHWYDIKLICKTLLIVFHKNSGAV, via the coding sequence ATGACTACTCAAACACCAGATACCGACTTTCCCATTGTTTTCATTAACAATCATCCTGTCATGGGGATGCCAAAACGCCTCACCGTCTTAGAGGCAGTTCATTTCAAGGGGGTTTGCCAGAAATTTTTGGCATCCCATTCTCTCCCTAGCCAACTGATTTTGGATTTCAGTCAAACTGAGTTTATGGACAGTAGCGGGGTTGGGGCGTTAGTTCATAATTTTAAGGCAGCCCAAAACAAGAAAGTCCAACTCATCCTTTATAATACCCATCCTCCCGTCATGGCTGTCTTATCCATGACGGGACTTGATGAAATCTTACCTGTTACCTCAACCCTGGATGCCAAGCACCAAACAATGAATGCCATTGGCAAAGGACAGCCCCCTGATACTCATCCTTCTGTTAGTTCTTGGATTAAACGTTTAATCGATATTATTGGCAGTCTGGTGGGTTTGGCTATCACTGGCCTCTTGTTTGTGCCGATCGCCATTGTGATAAAATTAGATAGTCCTGGCCCCATATTTTTTCAGCAAACCCGCTGTGGTTGGCTAGGAAAACGTTTTAAAATGACTAAATTTCGTTCCATGTGTGCTGATGCGGAAGCTTTGAAAAGAAAGATTCCCAACCAAGCCACAGGTGCTATCTTTAAAAATACCAATGATCCCCGTATTACTGGAGTAGGACGTTTTTTACGGCGTACCAGTTTAGATGAATTACCTCAATTCTGGAATGTGTTAACAGGGGATATGAGTTTAGTCGGGACTCGACCCCCCACCCCCGATGAAGTGGAAAGCTATGAAGTTCCGCAATGGCAACGGTTAAATGTTAAACCAGGAATGACAGGAGAATGGCAAGTTTATGGGCGATCACGGATCAAAAATTTTGAAGAAGTTATTCAATTAGATTTAAGATACCAAGAGAACTGGAGTCATTGGTATGATATCAAGCTTATTTGTAAAACTTTATTAATTGTATTCCATAAAAATAGTGGTGCTGTTTGA
- a CDS encoding anthranilate phosphoribosyltransferase family protein, with the protein MSNIFREYLKKIGSGVHTGKDLTRAEAADAMKMMLLAEATPAQIGAFLIVHRIKRPIPQELAGMLDTYDELGPKLNIDNLTFDYPVTVLGTPYDGRSRTAPVTTITALILATAGVPVILHGGDRMPTKYGLPLITIWQGLGVDFSQLSLTDSQQLLEKTGLTFIYLPRHFPLANQLVAYREQIGKRPPLATLELMWAPCSSNQVHIVSGFVHPPTETFFRETFQLRDFANFTTVKGLEGSCDLPQSRTAIIGINQPDREPQWERLHLHPQDYHLGGKDIPLISAAQLIDQMQQILQGTPNDMMNLAIYNGGFYLWRCGVCQDLSTALTQAKTLLTEGQVAQKLQEISASVTLHRS; encoded by the coding sequence ATGAGCAATATATTTAGGGAATATCTCAAAAAAATTGGTAGCGGTGTCCACACAGGAAAAGATTTAACCCGTGCTGAAGCTGCTGATGCCATGAAAATGATGTTATTGGCTGAAGCAACCCCCGCCCAAATTGGTGCTTTTTTGATTGTTCATCGTATTAAACGCCCCATCCCTCAAGAATTAGCAGGAATGCTCGATACTTATGATGAATTAGGGCCAAAACTAAACATTGATAACCTTACCTTTGATTATCCTGTCACCGTTTTAGGAACTCCCTATGATGGGCGATCGCGCACTGCTCCAGTCACGACTATCACCGCCCTTATTTTGGCCACCGCAGGGGTTCCGGTAATCCTCCATGGAGGTGATCGGATGCCAACCAAATATGGATTGCCTTTAATTACCATCTGGCAAGGGTTAGGGGTTGATTTTTCCCAGTTATCTCTCACCGATAGTCAACAACTCTTAGAAAAAACTGGACTGACTTTTATCTATTTACCCCGTCATTTTCCCCTAGCTAATCAATTAGTAGCCTATCGGGAGCAAATTGGCAAACGGCCCCCCTTAGCTACCTTAGAATTGATGTGGGCACCCTGTTCGAGTAATCAGGTTCATATTGTGTCGGGGTTTGTTCATCCCCCGACAGAAACCTTCTTTCGGGAAACCTTTCAACTAAGAGATTTTGCCAATTTTACTACCGTTAAAGGATTAGAAGGCAGTTGTGATCTGCCTCAAAGTCGTACTGCAATTATTGGTATCAATCAACCCGATAGGGAACCCCAATGGGAGCGGCTCCATCTTCATCCCCAGGATTATCATTTGGGGGGCAAAGATATTCCCTTGATCTCTGCGGCCCAACTTATTGACCAAATGCAGCAAATCTTACAAGGTACACCTAATGATATGATGAATTTGGCTATTTATAATGGTGGCTTTTATCTCTGGCGTTGTGGTGTTTGTCAGGATTTATCTACTGCATTGACTCAAGCAAAAACCCTCTTAACCGAAGGACAAGTGGCTCAAAAATTACAAGAAATCTCAGCATCAGTAACGCTTCATCGCTCGTGA